The DNA region CTAAGGGCTAGCATTAAACATCGTAAAATTGTGAAGCTTTATTAGGACACTGCTATTGTAAGGCTTTGTTCCTTTTGGCAATTCAAATGAGCATGTCTGGTGGTGTATTGACTGACTGTGATATTGTTTAGGTGTTTCGGTCATGAATGTGGAGTTTTGTCTTGTTTGGTTGATTATAATCTGCGCTTGGTGTTTGACAAAAGCATGTTCTTGAAGTGGcattaattatcatatatctGATATGCAAGGTCTTCACCAGTGGAAACAACACTGCATGTacttatcaaatgaaaaaaaaacatagtaTCAGAATCTTGAACTTCAAGAAACCATCCTGTGACTGTAAGTATAGTTTGAGCAATAGGAAATTTTTGGTGTATGAATAATCTTTATGGCAGTATTAGCCACTCACGGGTTTTTCACGGGATAAGCtgatctttgttttttttttttgttccccAGTAAGTTAAGCTGATCTTTGTTGACATGAGTTATATCCTCCTTTATTTGCTTATTTGGAGGCTCTCGGAGATCTGTATGAAAACCATGACCTTTAAGCATGTAACACATGATTTTTTGATCCTTTATTATGATTGGCTCAGTTAACTGAGCCCGGATGTCATTGTCGTAGAGTTCGGTAATCTGCAGAACCTAAATGATTTAAGGCCTCCTCCTAAGTCATTGTATTGTACAATATTTTGACAACTGACGACCTATTGTGTTATACTATTAAGGTTCACCCTAAAATATCTTTTTGCATGTGATACAAACTGTAAATTAATTGGTTTTCCCAGCGTTTGAGTttaaggacttattcccatgaTCAAGGCTCTGCCTTCGTTTTGTGCTGTTTTATGTGTTTGCAACATTAAAAATTTGGCCACAGTTTTGGATTGCATTCACTGAAGTGCTTTATTTTGTTCTGCCATAACCATGGACATCTCTATCCTTGTCTATATGTTTTCTTTGCAGTTGGTGCCTCTCTTGACTATTCATGCAACAAAACAATTTATATAGGGCATTCCGTTGTGgtccttttgatttattaaCTTTTCTTTATTATGGCAGATATGAGTTGATGACCTTTCCCTTGATACTATATTGGAAACCAGTAAGGAAGGTACTCTCAGTAATCTTTCGTTTGGTGGTGTTCACATGAGAAATGCAGGTGCAGAAACTTAGATACTGTCAGTTGAgtgaattacaatttttttaaaattttcaaggataACAATGGAGGTACATCCTATATCCATTCAGAGATCAGGTGCTAGGCAGCTCTGCAATTTGGGGGTGTCTGGAACAATGTCATCATCATTACCAGTCCTTCCAACCCATCTGGAAGATACATATCCCAAGTTACCACATTCTCAACCACTCTCTATGGAAAGAGAAGTTAGGACAAGGCCACAAACCCATGGACCTCATGTACCATCAAACAGTGGAGTAGTTGATCACATGTTTTTGTCTTCATCTGAATTTTCGAGTGATCTTCATTATTCATCTGTATCATCTCACCAAAAGCATATGAACTCTCCTTTTATTTCTCAATCATCAACAAATGCTGCATCCTTGCAACTACCACAATCTTCCCATTCAGGGATGCCTAAGTTAACAACATCCAGTCATTACTTAAAAGAGAGTAGTTCTTCTTGGTGTCCAGAGTCACTGCCGGTTTATCTTGATTTTCCTGTAAACACTCCTGTCCACAATAGTCAAATAGAAAGCAGTAATTGCAGTGATGTCATGTCATCAGAGGACTCAAGTAAAAGAAATGATTGGCAGGACTGGGCAGACCAGCTAATCACTGATGCTGCTGCTTTGGGTTCTAACTGGAATGAGCTTCTTGTTGACACCAATATGACTGACCTGGAACCAAAGGTTTGAGCCTTCTCACTAAAAGTGGTGATTAAGATGCCTTcgcaaaataaactaaatactTTCCAGTGCTATTTTGTACTTCATTTTCCAATTTTGATGAATCAGATGCCATACCATGTTTCCAAACCACTAACAAGTATTCCAGCACATCAACCCCAAGTTCATCACCATCTTACTGCTCCTTTTGGAGAAATCCGATCTGCTGTTACCCCCTCTTCCACTCAAAATAGTGGCCCAGCCAAGCCACGCATGCGTTGGACGCCAGAACTTCATGAGGCCTTTGTGGAAGCTGTTAACCAACTTGGTGGCAGTGAAAGTGTGTTTCTTTCCTGTCTCTTCATTGTCTTAAATTATAAGGCTTATGCTGCTGttcatttgatttgtttttaacTCACAGGAGCTACTCCAAAGGGTGTGCTGAAGCTCATGAAAGCTGATGGCTTGACTATTTACCATGTTAAAAGCCACTTGCAGGTACAAGCACTTCTTCTATTTCTGGAGGTCACTTTGttgttcaattaatttatttgtgtgTGCATGCCAGCACATGCTTGTTAGTGTGTGTCTGTATGCATGTGTATGAAtgtatattattcttttaattgtaaatattttctcCTTAAACTGCAGAAATATAGGACAGCAAGGTTCAGGCCTGATTCATCAGAAGGTATGTAAAAGTGGCTTCCAAGTTTGATAGTTTCTACTATTATAATCAGCTTCTTCATGCTGATACATTGTGCATTTCTTTAATTGCTTGATGGAGTTGGGTAGTTGGGAAGGGGAAGGTTGTTCACCTTTGGATCTTGTGGCTCTTTGcggaaaattgaattttcagaCTTGGATAATTTCCCCGATGTtattatgtatacaattttaccTCTCACATATATTTCCATACCCTCTTGTGTACACTTAGCATGCAATTTGAGCAACTCATTGTGAGAGATCAATGTAGAAGCCCTTCACAGATACAGAGAAAGGGAAGCAGAGCCATATGGTTGGGAATTTTGAATCTTGTTAAGAGTAGTTTAAcagttttatatatgttaagACAATTGATAGTCTATTCTGCATACTTGATTGTCATTTTCCTATTAAGCTCCCCAGTTCAATTTGTTCTGTGAACACTATACTTCTGTGGATTCTCAACATTCTGCTCCAGAAAGCACTTTAGATTAATATTGATGAACCCTAtggtttttcttcctttttttttgtaCCTAAACGGTTTGATATTTTTGGCAGAGATATGTTGACTCCTTTTTATGTGTGATTCCTGACTTACACAAAGATATTGTTGGTAGAATGCATTTAAGATAATCTAGTGCTCTCTATTGTTGCAGGATCCTTGGAGAAACGATTAACTCCTCTTGATGAAATATCATCTCTTGACTTAAAAACGTAAGTCTTTACTCATTTATGTatggaaaatttttaattatatcatgtGATATATTGATTTGTTAGTGTCTTGGTTATTGTCATTTCATGTGATACTTGTTTGGGAACTTTGTTACCACAACCTAATATGCACCGTGTGGTAACATTCATAGTGATCTGTGTATGAATGTGATTGAAATATGGGAAATCGTAAGGATGAAGGATCATGTTGAAATAGcagaaattttttgaaattggagttttaatttcattttctgtgTACTGTTTGAGGTGCCACTTCCACAGGTAGCTTTCATCGTAAAACTGTAAGGGTTGATAAGTAGATGTTTCTTGGCCCCTGCAAAGATGTGAAgtcttatattttgttttaagttgCGGTATCCGTgagtttttaatgtttttcttttataattgtatatgaTGAGGAAGTTAAAATGTAGAAAGCTTTCCCATTTTTCATAGATGTATCTGATTGTTAAGCCAGTTTAAGAGACCTGATTAAAGAAAACTGCTTTGAGAGTGTGCAACAAATTCATTGCTCCCTGCCTTTTTCAGTATGTCCATGTGCTTTTTGTTTGGTCTTTATAAGAGAACCTTTTGCTAATTTAGTGTCATAATAGATTAGGCAGGTCAACGGAGTGCTTAAATGAGTTGTATTGTCCGGAAGGAGGCTTTGCCAgtaaatttaattgtttgatttagGCCGGTTTATTGAGTATAAAATGGGATTACAATAAAACTCTCTATTATCATTTGAAAATTGAGCCTTTCAAGGATCTTTAATGCATCTAGTTTTAAACGAAGTGACTCTGAAAAGAGGGTGGTTGTTTTAAGGAGTCCATATCAGGGTCCACGAGGTCTTTTCTGTAGTTCAACCTTCTTTACAAGGTTTCTGTATAGTTGCTTCCTTGTTTGTGTTTGGTGTTAtactttatcatattattttttttggtgttGATGGCAGGAGTAGTGAAATTACTGAAGCACTGCGATTACAGATAGAAGTTCAAAAGCAGCTGCATGAACAACTTGAGGTATCAATTTGTCCTCCTAAGGGATTCTATTTTTTGTATGATTTCTGCTTTGGGGTCTAAAGTATATAGGATTTTGAGTGCCTGTTACGTTTGACCTTAATCCTGTAATTGATTCAGAAATCCCCTTAATTTATCTAGCATATATTTGGTTGTGCCATATAATAGTTATCATATCTGTCATTCTccgcatatatatatatatatataattattatacagaATATGTGGTTGTATTAACTATATTTCTTCTATGCAGATTCAAAGAAATTTACAGCTGCGGATAGAAGAACAAGGAAGGTGTCTGCAAATGATGTTTGAGAAGCAGAAGTTGGACATTAACAAGCTGAAATCATCACCATCAAATCTGGAGAATCCCTCTACACCATCTGCAGATGCAATTGAAGATTCCCTCACAAAAAGTGAATTAAAGGGCACCAAGGTGGACCATGTAAAGAAAATCGATGACAAAATTAATGCCAAAGCTTCATCGGAAGAAAGCTCTCAGGAGATTAGCAAGAAGCAAAAGACACCTAATGCAGAAACTTTGGAGAGTGCTGAGCCAAATGTTTCAGAGTCAAGTTCTCAACCCTCAAAGCGTCCCAGAACTGATGAATAGGACATGAGCATAAAATGACAAGGCAATACTCATTCAAAGGAAGATGTTCATATTGAGTTAAAGATGGAGTAAGCTAACTTATCTAAATGGATAGAGCTTTTTGAAGTCCTCTCCCCTGGTTTTTCTAGACAATTGCTTATGCACTCTTATTTTCAGTTGGTAAACAATGTTGATAAGAAGTTAAGCATTATAATTATGGGCTTCAACTCCCCTAACTGTGCCCCGTTTAAGTGAGGTACCTGAAGCTGATGTTTGATAAACTAATGCTGCTTTGGGTTCTAACTTAATTTGGAGCAAATAGATGAACAGGAAAGGTACCTGAAGCTGATGCTTGATAAACAAAAGTAATTGGCAAACTTGAGGCATCATCATCAAATTTGGACAATCATGGATCAATCTGTGACAGTCAGTGGCAAATCTATGTTGGAAGAAAGCTGGCAGGAGTTTGGGGGCACAAGGGAAAAATCATTCACATGAAACACAGGCTCATGAGAATGCTGAGCCAGCATAATCTATCTTGTGAATTAACTTCTGAACCCTCAAGTATTCCAAGAATACTGGATGAGTGAGCCTTACTAGCTTCAGACAACAAGGCAATAGTAATTCTTACCCGTggaagatttttattattatagcgGACAGAGCTTCTTTTGCAGTTTGAATTCCTCTTCCTTGTGTAGTCACCAAGTTCATGTCAGCCATCGCTGGGGAGACTCTCCTGTTTAGTCGACTGAATAATGTGGATAAGAAATATAAGCCTGAAGCCTCCTACATAAAATGCCTGAATAAATTGGCATAACCAAAGCCAAAATAGTCTATTTCTTACTGTAATGTACTATAATCCCTGCTATATGAAATTAAAGTTACTTATGACAAATGGACCATATAAGAAGTAACAGTCTAATCATGGGGTCTATCTATATTCTTTGGATTGACATAATTGATGCTAATAATACACACTAATTCAACTGAACTAGCGGCTAATATTGACCTAATTATGCAAGTAAAACTACTATAAGATGCCATAGTTTGATGCCcgtattaatgattaaaatccATTTCCTATGAAGTATAGTAttgagaaagaagaggaaggCAAGATTTATCTAATATGCATAGAGTTCTATTTATTAGTTTTGTAAAAAGTTAAGATCAGGAACATATCACTACTCGCTCGGTAATTAATTTATGATAGACCTCATTAACTGACTTGGAGATTAATGTGCTTTAAATGGACATGGTTCAGCAAtgtgctttaatttttttgttcaaagaGTGTATTCAAACAGTTGGAAGAGACATCTATGATCAAGGTGGTGAAATTTGCTCGAGCATGGGGACTAGAACCAACAGCGATGGCATCTCAATTGTCCAGGTCCTTTGCAGGAAGTGGTAAGAATGACATGTTATTTCTCTTCATTAAAATATACTCAATATTGGtggtcatttttctttttctcattttagaaACATTTTTGTTTGCTTACGAGTTGATGTTGGGTTGGTTTGTAGTTACTGGAAAGGATTTTGGGGGTGATTTAGAGGCTTACGGTAGCACGGAGTGGAAAGAAAGAGTTGAGAAGTGGAAAACTAGGTAAGAAAAGAGAGGATTAGTCACCAAAGATGATGGAGGCAATGACCAAGGGGATGAAGATGACTTCCTGTAAGCTAAGAAGCACGGAAACGCACAGCAGTGTGTGTTTCCACGAATCCGAAACGTTCCGGTTTCCGAAACGGCCCGAAACTGGTACGAAACGTTTCGGGGCCGTTTCCGTAATTTGAGATAAAAGGGAAACGCGTTTCCTTAACCTAAAGAGCTTCCTATGCATACCAGGATTCTGAAAGTGAATCATAAATGGATTctgaaaagattttgaaaataaataacaaaaatagttcCCTACACGTAATACTCTTctgggcgtcttcttcttctgctgggcatcttcttcttctgctgggcatcttcttctcctctttgcTGTCAATCTCCTTTGCCGTCAATCTGCTGGgggtcttcttcttctgctgggtgtcttcttctcttctttgctgtcaaAGTTTGCTGTCCTggcgtcttcttcttctctgaaaCACTGGCTGGAAGAAAAGAATCTGTGAAAAAAGTATGAGTTCCGTGCTTCTtagatgatataaattaatttatatatatttgaatttaatgcatCTCTGAGGCAATATTATAATTCTGCTGCCTCTTCCAGATTTGTTAGCTTTCCAAGATTTGTTAGTTTCCagaacttttattttattataaaacatatattaaattattatatataatatactttaCATTAGCCTTTTGTTTAAAGTAGAATTAGCTCCATTAGCCTTTGCCGTCACATGCATGCTAGATTTAATACAGAACCGATGAAGTGGTGGGCATGTTTTGGTTCAAATGCTCCATTGCTTCAAAAGTTAGCATTCAGAGTACTTGGACAACCTAGTTCCTCCTCTTGTTGTGAAAGAAATTGGAGTACTTATTCCTTCATTCATTCAATTAGAAggaataaattaattccaaaacgtgcaaaagatttggtttttgttcataACAATCTTCGTTTATTGTCAAGGGTTAACTTTAAGTATTATGATGGTAAGGAGAAGATGTGGGATATTGGTGGAGATGACTTTGGGAGTATGGAAGATGTGGGAGTTCTTCAATTAGCCAACCTGTCATTAGATGAACCAGAATTGGAGTCTGTTTTTTTCGATGAAGATGCAAATGACATAATGGATAAGGAGAAtgatcaaataaagaaaatacaataaatattttactatttttaaaatttttttcttatattttatttgatgactttgatattgaaccttggaaattattattttgatgaaataatattgagtttgtaggttgatttatttacattgtgataaaatatattgatttatatacatgtatattttctattttaaaagatgaatatataagtattgatttaatttatacatacatgtttcaagaacttgaatttgtaatttatttttggtacaaaattattttgttatatgttattttaaattggtttgaaaaaatcaattgttgtatttttttaattaaaatataggttattgtattttttataaaaatttcatatttataaaaaaaaccctgtattttttatatttacacgtttccccacgtttccgtttcctacttttttaagaaaatacgtttccacgtttccgtttccacgtttccacgtttccacgtttccgtttccgtgctacctaGCCTGTAAGTATTAGTCCACCAATTATGTAACTATgaaataagtttgaataaaaaaccaTTCATTTATTGCTACAGTTTGGCCGAAGCTAGGCAACCACTGTGGCGAAAAGTCCCTATCCCTTCAAGCCAAATCAGCCCTTATCGCATAGTCATTATCATCCGTTTCATCATTCTGGGGTTTTCATTTGTTTCCGTATTTTAACTCCAGCGTATGATGCTTTTCCGTTATGGCTTATCTCTGTAATTTGTGAAGTATGGTTCGCCGTCTGTTGGATACTTGATCAATTTCAGAAATGGTGCCCCATAGCCCGTGAAACCTACCTGGATCGGCTGTCCGTGAGGTTTGAGCGCGAGGGCGAAACAAACCGCCTTGCCCCAGTTGATGTTTTTGTCAGTACTGTTGACCCTCTTAAGGAGCCACCAATCATTGCAGCAAACACAGTTCTATCAATCTTGGCCTTAGATTATCCGGTTGAGAAGGTGAACTGTTATGTATCTGATGATGGTGCTTCCATTCTGCTTTTTGACTCACTCGCAGAAACCGCTGAGTTTGCAAGGAGATGGGTGTCATTCTGTAAGAAGTATGCAATTGAACCAAGGGCTCCTGAATTCTATTTCAATGAGAAGATTGAGTACTTGAAAGATAAGGTGCATCCTACTTTTATGAAGGAGCGCAGAGCCATGAAAGTAAGCAACCCAACTCCGCAAATCTAGGTCATGTTTCACTTCGAATTAAGCTCATGGACTCTTTTTTGTATGTATTGTAGAGAGAGTATGAAGAATTTGAAGTGAGAATTAATGCATTGGGACCAAAGGCTCTGAAAAAAACCAGAAGAAGGGTGGGTGATGCAGGATGGTACCCCATGGCCCCAGAACAACACTCGTGATCATCCTGGGATGATTCAGGTTTTCCAATATCATCTTTGATACTTctccttcttttttcttctcgaagaatttttcagattttataagATTCAGTCTTGCTTTGCAGGTATATTTGAGAAGTGAAGGTGCACTTGACGTAGAAGGTAAGGAGTTGCCTCATCTTGTGTATGTTTCGCGAGAGAAACGGCCTGATTATAACTACCACAAGAAAGCTGGTGCTATGAATGCTCTGGTGGGTGTCTCTTTAACCAaagttcaattttgtttttcgaTTCTGTTGGCATCCGATAAATGGTTC from Mangifera indica cultivar Alphonso chromosome 8, CATAS_Mindica_2.1, whole genome shotgun sequence includes:
- the LOC123222360 gene encoding protein PHOSPHATE STARVATION RESPONSE 1-like isoform X2 — protein: MQRSGARQLCNLGVSGTMSSSLPVLPTHLEDTYPKLPHSQPLSMEREVRTRPQTHGPHVPSNSGVVDHMFLSSSEFSSDLHYSSVSSHQKHMNSPFISQSSTNAASLQLPQSSHSGMPKLTTSSHYLKESSSSWCPESLPVYLDFPVNTPVHNSQIESSNCSDVMSSEDSSKRNDWQDWADQLITDAAALGSNWNELLVDTNMTDLEPKMPYHVSKPLTSIPAHQPQVHHHLTAPFGEIRSAVTPSSTQNSGPAKPRMRWTPELHEAFVEAVNQLGGSERATPKGVLKLMKADGLTIYHVKSHLQKYRTARFRPDSSEGSLEKRLTPLDEISSLDLKTSSEITEALRLQIEVQKQLHEQLEIQRNLQLRIEEQGRCLQMMFEKQKLDINKLKSSPSNLENPSTPSADAIEDSLTKSELKGTKVDHVKKIDDKINAKASSEESSQEISKKQKTPNAETLESAEPNVSESSSQPSKRPRTDE
- the LOC123222360 gene encoding protein PHOSPHATE STARVATION RESPONSE 1-like isoform X1 — encoded protein: MEVHPISIQRSGARQLCNLGVSGTMSSSLPVLPTHLEDTYPKLPHSQPLSMEREVRTRPQTHGPHVPSNSGVVDHMFLSSSEFSSDLHYSSVSSHQKHMNSPFISQSSTNAASLQLPQSSHSGMPKLTTSSHYLKESSSSWCPESLPVYLDFPVNTPVHNSQIESSNCSDVMSSEDSSKRNDWQDWADQLITDAAALGSNWNELLVDTNMTDLEPKMPYHVSKPLTSIPAHQPQVHHHLTAPFGEIRSAVTPSSTQNSGPAKPRMRWTPELHEAFVEAVNQLGGSERATPKGVLKLMKADGLTIYHVKSHLQKYRTARFRPDSSEGSLEKRLTPLDEISSLDLKTSSEITEALRLQIEVQKQLHEQLEIQRNLQLRIEEQGRCLQMMFEKQKLDINKLKSSPSNLENPSTPSADAIEDSLTKSELKGTKVDHVKKIDDKINAKASSEESSQEISKKQKTPNAETLESAEPNVSESSSQPSKRPRTDE